A segment of the Salvelinus sp. IW2-2015 linkage group LG23, ASM291031v2, whole genome shotgun sequence genome:
cataaaTGGATCCGCCAAAAGCCAAGGATCCATTTTCTCCCAAAACGTcactcctcctactcctctttatCATGTCCATCAATACAAGGCTCGGACTCCGTGCTCTTCGccacaccttccacctccattAAAATCGTCGTCGTTCACTTCCATTTCTCTTCCAGAAGCCGGTCTGGCGTACTTCTTACTCTGCACAGTTTTCTTCGACACCCCATCTCCCTTTATGTCGCAATTTGTCCTCAATCTCAAACTCTTCTTTCCTCACTCTCTCCAACACCTTGTTAGTTTTCCTATTCCATTCCACATGTTCGGAACAGAAGGCTGTGTCCTCCAGCTCAGGTAGAGGCAGTACGTCCCCACACTCATAACAGAAGTTCCCGTCGTTCCCACTTGTCTCTGTAGCCTCTTCCCAGACGCTCAACACCGACTGGCCGGAAGCCATTTGGTCTGTCAACCATCACCTTCTCTGATTCATTTTACTACATGTATTTTTACATTATGGTGCCAGTGCCAAGGATAATGACGACGAAACTGTTGATTTCACCAGAGTTCTGTCTATTTACAGAGATGTGCGTGGTTATCAGAACATCACGCCAGTGTAAGGCTACGCGAAACacagtgtttctaaaatcccctataggAAAAACGCATGGTGGAAAGAAAATGGTTCCAAACATTTCCTTTGACCGATAGGGTCTATGGGTagtatgactcatactgtggccTTCTATAAGATAGCCCTATGGGGTTTAGTTGGGatcatcagtaaattacacaatgtacagtgcattcggaaagtattcagaccccttgactttttccacattttgttacagctacagcctttttctaaaattgatgaagcacatttttcccccatcaatctacacacaatacctcataattacAGAGCAAAAAAAAACAGAGATACCTTACCTTACGTACGTTTTCAGAACCTTTGCcgtgagactcgaaactgagctcaggtgcatcctgtttccattgatcatccttgagatgtttcttcaacttgattggagtccacctgtggtaaattcaattgattggacatgatttggaaaggcacacacctgtctatataaggtcccacagttgacagtgcatgtcagagcaaaaaccaagccatgaggttgaaggaattgtccgtagtgctccgagacaggattgtgttgaggcacagatctggggaagggtaccaaaacatttctgcagcattgaaggtcctcaaaaacacagtggccttcatcattcttaaatggaagaagtttggaaccaccaagactcttcctaaagctggctgcccggccaacctaagcaatcgggggagaagggccgtggtcagggaggtgaccaagaacccgatggtcactctgacagagctctagagttcctctgtggagatgggagaaccttccagaaggacaaccatctctgcagcactccaccaatcaggcctttatgatagtggccagacggaagccactcctcagtaaaaggcacatgacaggccgcttgatgtttgccaaaagacacctaaatgactctcagaccatgagaaacaagattctctggtctgttgaaaccaagattgaactctttggcctgaattctaagtgtcacgtctagaggaagcctggcaccatccctatggtgatgcatggtggtggcagcatcatgctgtgggaatgcttttcagcggcagggactgagagactagtcaggatcgagtggcagatgaacggggcaaagtacagagagatctttgatgaaaacctgctccagagctctcaggacctcagactggggcgaaggttcaccttccaacaggacaacaaccctaagcgcacagccaagacaacgcaggagtggcttcgggacaagtctcaatgtccttgaatagcccagccagagcccggacttgaacccgatctgacatctctggagagacctgaaaatagctgtgcagcgacgctccccatccaacctgacagagcttgagagtatttgcagagaagaatgggRaaaactccccaaatacatgtgtgccaagcttgtagcgtcatacccaagaagagtcaaggctgtaatcgctgccaaagatgMttcaacaaagcactgagtaaagggtctgaatacttatgtaaatgttattttatatttaatttttgctttgtcattatggggaaatgtgtgtagattgatgagggggaaaaacaattcaatccatttttaaaataaggctctaacaaaatgtgggaaaagtgaaggggtctgaatactttccgaatgcactctacatgggacaatattttaaaagGTCAATAGCTCCACATTTTTATGACTTAACCTCAAACCCACTATAAACTGTAGAAATCCATATACAAATATTAATAACCGTTTAATTAGACAACTAActgaaaatattgtcccatttacattaTATATAGCCCCAGGGATATGCGATCCAACGTCAAACCAATTTTGCTACAGTCGCACACCAGCaagctgaagctaattggcaaaagaggtTGGTTAGCACAAGCTAGCCTAGGAGACTTAGACACAAGATCTGATTAGACTGATTTTAAGTTATCTAGAAGGGCGAGTGACTGTAACTCTGTACTCTTTTGGCAGAGTGAATGTACAAAATGCTTGCCACGTGTGAACACACAAACAGCCACATTAAAACGATTTGTCAAACACCTATTGAAAAAGTGGCAATTGGCAAGACTATAATTGACGAAGGAGACCCAGAAAAAACTATTAACTAactgaaaaatatttttcatttcagTTGGCTAAAATTAGATGACATTCTGgacaagagtttttggagagaatGAGAACTTTTCAATGATAAGCACAATTATACTGAAARAAATATTAATGCAACAtattgtgttggtcccatgtttcatgagctgaaataaaagatcccagaaatgttccatatgcacgaaAAGCTCTTTAAAATGTTATGCASaaatttgtttacatccctttacatttctcctttgccaagataatccatccacctgacagatgtggcatatcaagaagctgattaaacagcatgatcattacacaggtgcaccttgtgctggggacaataaaaggccactctaaaatgtgcagttttgtcacacaacacaatgccacagatgtctcaagtttagagggagcgtgctgcaggaatgtcctccagagccattgccagagaattgaatgttcatttctctaccagaagctgcctccaaagtcgttttagagaatttggcagtacgtccaactggcctcacaacctcagactaTGTGTATGACGTTGTGTAGGCGAGCAGTTTGCTKatgtcaatgttgtgaacagaatgccccatggtggccgtcgggttatggtatgggcaggcataaactatggataacgaacacaattgcattttatctatggtaatttgaatgcacaaatacaccgtgacgagatcttgaggcccattgggagtcccattttgcatatctgtattcccagtcatgtgaaatccatWgattagggcctaatttatttatttatttcaattgactgatttcctcatcaattgttactcagtaaaatcaattaaATCGTTGCatgtttttgttcaatatattatACAAGTTGTGATTCGTAACATRTCAGACAAAATGGGTGATGaatatccacaaattaatacataccatacgaaacgtaacatagtaaatggaGTGTATCGGATATATATACAGGTTGAGACCAGGTCGGTTAGATACACTTTCATAGCCAGGTTCTGTAGCCAAAGTAgtattctccctcttttcctcagagAAAACTACTGGGCAAAAACTGTTGAATCAgctttgtttccacatcatttcaaccccMAAAATACATGTGTTTACGTTgaacgttgaatcaacgtggagtACTGATTGGATTAGCAAAAGTCATCAATTTAAGGGAATTGTTTAAGGGAATTGTGGCTTTTTTTCCACCCAACCTTTAACTTatatccaatgacatggtgacatttttgttgatttctcgttgaattcacgttagttgacaactcaaccaaatgtcaatcaaaactagatgttgaactgatgtctgtgcccagtggttaGCCATTACTGTTCAAAAGATATGACCCACAATACCGGCGCTATACGTTTTTTCTTTCTATCGTGCATTAGTGGGccacattttacattcataaagtaTATCGCTGGCCATTCTAAGACTAGGCTAACTTGCGGTCCGTTTGTTAAGActacaccttgttcagtcatgttacttcattagctagctatagttaATCAACTGGGGCGCGTTCAGCAGGAAGCaacgttttggaacgttcagatagaaatgtgctGTGTAGAACAAACATACCATTTGCCATTTTAAATAAGGAATAATGTTGGCTCTATTCATggatttctatctgcaacgttcgagaacgttttgcaactgaacgTGGCCACGCTAACATTAACAGTAGCCtatatgcaaacatttggtggcaTGAAAAAGGAAAACAAACTATTTATTGATTAAATCCCTCGTGCTACAACACTAtttctgactgggtaaataacattattttgagttaatRTGACTCACACTTGAGCACTTGGACCAGGACTCCTGCACTGGGACTCGGACTTCAGCCATAGGGACTCGTTACTCGACCATTGGACTTGGACTCTGACTCGAGCACAGGGGACTTGGGACTCGATTCGGACTCGAGGCATAGAGATTCGACTACATCACTGGGCGAAACAGTCATTAAcgttttcatgtgaatattctaaaatctgcataaagaaaatatatgCATTtacccaccagtggtgtttccaccaaacggatTTGTTACAGATAAAAGGCAGTGCGTGATGACGCGatacacacaaaatgtactttttttgtgcacacaaaatgtactttttcgtttaagttttcatgtaccaaataaaaatctaaacttcaatgtgtttccatcccattttcaactctactgatagttttgtcacaaaaactgttgtgttaaatagcaaatgtRCCCATTCTGGTTTTGGCACCTGCACTCTAGCCAACAACATWtacagtgcgggtaggctgtgAGGGTAGGATAGTCTACATGATAATATTTgcatttgtcaaacagcagtcaagcatcaatcatcatgtcaccagaataagacattCGATATTTATTTGGAAAGGAACATCGAGCTTATCTCGagcacatatatttttttattcacttCAGGCCTGATAGAAAACAGCAAATGTgtcagtaaactttccaaatgtcgacaaaacaaaacagctagacatggtgggatctttttgtgatGGTAAAACTAATTATGCGAcaaatggaggtggaaacactTATGCACAAATAtcgatataataaccatcatatcgaagtaaacttggagtcacgcgatgacatgttgtgtggtcctcccgctACGACACGGGAAAGCATGCGGTTTATTaggcagatgaaataagttatgaatttaacaaggtggtgaaagtgcaagcaCCTTGATGAGCTTGATGatcctttccaataaatgtcGAGGgtattattctggtgacatgatgattgatgcttggctgccgtttgacaaattcaATGAATCTAGCTGTTTCGTCCATATTCATCTCGTCATGTAGGCTATTACCACACTGTATCTGGMGCTGTTGGCTAAAACGCACGTACCAATACCAGAGTGGACCCATTTGCTATATAACGCAATTTKTTGTTGTTGACCAAACCACCAGTAGAGTTGAGCATCCGATGGAAAcccttgtattttgtattcaataCATGGGAATTCAactgcaaaagttatttttatgtgcacatCGTCATCACGCACAGACTTACCctcaacaagtcaatttgatggaaacacatctctggtaggAAAATGCTGATATTTGATTTATGCACATTTTAGAAtattttgcatgaaaatctgttgccaattggatggaaacatagctagtgtttgtcatatttctgctgttgggaagagaataggatatgttattataggaattatagttAATATGTTGGTAAGATAAGGTtatgtatgtttgtgcacatggaagtcagtgatttatgtttactataggttaatgaggGAATACAAATGTAATGTGAATAAAATGAAAGGGCATTTAGTTGATGCAAATGACCCACTGTTTGTCATTTTaactagactaaatcattattcaaatgacaaatgTGACTAAGAATGAATGATATGTTAGTCATAATGACTAAGAcaaaatctaaaaaaaaacagTGCCAAAATTAACACTATTCTATAGCTACCAAAATGGCTGCGCTGCATGGTGGCTTAtaaacagcgccccctgtcaggCATCTAGGGTTAATACATATCATTTGTTACTCCACATCCTCTCACCTTGCGATTGCATTTCGATTGGACCATTTCATTCACCATTATTTCCCGCTCATATGAAAGTTAAATTCCAAttgtttccaaaaccgtatctCAAGCGAGGCATATTTGCATTAAGACTGAGCGTTTGGGCAGCATTGGTTCATTTCCCTCACCCAGCAAAAAGGGAAGTGGAATGACTATTTTGATGCAGTTGAAATTGAGTTATGATGAGGGCAAGGCTTTGCAATTCATCTACAATTTCCCTTTGTCCTTATGATATTGTAGGAAATATTGTAGGAGGTAGCCAGATTGGGAGTTGCACCCGGGCATGGCCCTGAGGCTGTCAGTCCGACAGCTTAAACATTAAACCAAGAGGCTCAGGCCTCTTGTCTTGTCGAGGTCAGTGCTGTACTGAGCATGTCTCCACAAGTCCATCGTGCTGTCCCGATGGGACACTTCAATGGCCTCCTTGCACTTCTGATACCAATTGGTTCAAAAGAGTGAGTCACCAGACACGAGACACCCATGTCACTATGAAGATTGTGGATTGGTTAGATAGAGACACATGCTGGCCAAAAGCACAAGCTGACTAGTGccagcacaacacacaacatatatCACTCTGTAGTATACTGCAGTAGACTTGAATGAATTTGTCATCGTAAGAATCATATATATTGCCACTGTAGCAGTGCTGAGTTTGCCCTCCTAAAAGTAGGCCATGTGACCATTTTGGGTCTATAAACAATGAATTTGGCTAAACATACTGGGCAGGCAATGTAAATGCATACCTGTaccagtggaagctgctgaggggaggacaactcataataatgcctggaacggagcgaatgccATCAAACTCATGGAAACTGTGTGTTGGCGTATTTGCtaccattccattaatttcactccagccattaccacgagcccatcctccccaattaaggtgccaccaacctcctgtgacccgTACATTTCTTAGCATTACATTTCAATGTTTACATTGCCTTTGCATCTCAAATAGCAGGTCTCCTTCTGTTCGAACACCGGCCAGAAAGGAATGTGCTTGACCTTCAAGCTCGGATGTCCATGGGTAGCCTGCGTCAAATGCGAACCTACGCAAGTAGTGAAGATCTTGAACAAACAGTCTTTAACACTGGGGATTGTAAAAGAGTAATCATAACCTTGTGATGCCCTTTCTTTAGAAGTAGTGTTTTATAATACATAATCATTGCTAGACCTGAAGCTTCTCACAACTCTAAAAATATGAAATCAGTAGAATATTTTAGTCTCTCCACTGGCAGTGCAGGTGGTGGTTGCTCTAGTAGTCCAGCAGTGACAAATATCTTCAAACATTTATAGATTTATGCACCCTTCGCACTTCAAATCGcacattgatgtcaatgggaggtCCGCACACACATTTGAGTTGTATGCAGATTGTTAGGACTTTGACATACAGTATTTGCAGTCTAATCGGGTGGTTACAGTGTCCACAAGTCCATTGTGAGCTCATGACATGGAAACATAAGACCCAATGAGCTGCTACACAAGGTGGTAGAACGTtgagctgtgagtgtgtgtgtctaagcCCTTGTTaggcaaaacaaaaaaaaagacagaatCCTTCTAGGATCAAACACAAAATGCATATCAAAAAAAGCACTGCCGACCGTATAACCAATTTTTACATCGTAAGTAAATCAATCACAAACATGAAATAGGCCACATGATACAGTATTATCTGATGGAAGAGCTGCAGTTTTTCTGGAGGTTACCAATGTCCATAACCCAAATAGACAGCGAGTAGAAAAACCCTGCCCAGTTTGGCAATCCTACATTGCCATCTCTTACAGGAGAGAACCTCATGAGAAAAAGCACATACATATTGAAGATACATTTGTCAGATGTGGGTCAATTAAAATTTATTAAAACTGTATTCAAATTTGTAAAATGTACATAAATGATATTCGATGCATCACCACCGAATGAGTTAACCCATAATCGTCTTTGAAAAGGGAAGCAacgtaagagagagaaaaaatatataatttctaaCAAATTATTGGTCAGATATTCCATCCAGTTAGGGAAGCAATGTGCTATACACAACCACTGAAGACAGGAGTTAACCACACACCTTCATAAGTATCGTACTGGTACCAAAGCACCAATTTTAAAGCAAATCAGGAAACATTGCTGCATGCTACTTCCTCTTTTCACCCAAACTCAGCCCCTACAATCAGCCTACCCCATCACTTCACTCTTCCCAAGccagagggagagatgatagagGCCCACGAGACAGACAACACTATTCCTCATCCTTAGCATGTTAGTTAGTGTGAACGTTATGGCGTTGGTTGTGCCCCTCATCAGGCAGAGTTACACTTTGCTTTGATAGATAGATTTCTCCTCCCAGACCTTTAAGTGCAGATAAAGGCAAATAAAACCTTGAAGAGAAATAAACATGGAATTCAGCCACATGCTTTCAAATATTAATCATATATTTAATTGATATACATATATTGCCACCATTGGCACATAGGATATTGCACACAGTAATGAAATGTTGcactgaaaataaaaaataaaatatcctctgtgagcaacaaaaaaaacattcaaaattACAAATAATGTGGAATAACATTGAAAAGTTCAAactaaaaactaaaacaaaataaGACATGCTTACTACTCCCCTGTAATTGAGGTCTTTAGCAACTTACAAATGACACATTACTGCCCAAGTCGTAGAACTACACACAGAAAATATCAAAAAGGRGGGGCTCCAACAAGCGTCCTGAATCCAGTCCACGGTGATGTTTCCAATCAGCCACTGCTTTCCGGTCCACCTCACCGGGCTTGGGCCTGTGAAGAGCAGGTTTCTCCGCATCGTCTTCTAGGTGACCACCCCCTTCCATGCTTACATGTAGGCCGATACCTGGACGGCTTGGGGACGGGAGAGGTTGGGGAAGGAAGGTCGCAGAAAGGGGGGAACCAGGTCGTGATCCAAAGCACCAGGCCAGCATGTAAGCATGCGGAGTGTGTAAGGCACCGGGTTGTTTATATGCCGAAGAGGACGCACCCATTTGGGTATCATTAATACCAGTAGCTCCAACCAGGGGGGCTCAAGGACAGTTAGGCCTGCTGCTTTTCACTCCATTCAATCTGCCAGGTGATCTTTTCACTGAATACTACGGCAAATTTGTCATGGTCTGATTATTGTCCGTTTCTTTGGAAACAACTGACACGGTTTATGAAACTCGATGAGATATCCAGAGTCATACCAGCATTCAAGCTAAAGAGTTGAGCATTGGCAGGGATGAAAACCAGCTTGGAGAGAGGTCCTTGAGCCACAATGTTGGAAAACCAACATTCGGCGTTGTACAGGTAAACATGCAGCAATAACACTCATTGGCACCTTGGCATCCTATTGGTTGACTGATATTTTCTGTTCCTTTTTGTGAGTCAAGTTCCCCAAACAGAAAACCTCTGTTCCATAAGTGCTGACATTGACGTACATTTCAGATTCACAAAACCATGCTTTACTTTTTCTTCTTAGCACTCAATAGACCACGAAGCCAATTCGGTGGTGCTAGCAGGGTTGAGTGCTCTATATTACAAATGTGCTGTTCTCGAGCACTTGTCATGTCATTTGCTGCGTGTTGTCACTGCACTTAATCTAAGACGagtacctttttttttttcttttttttttttttaaacacatcgCATGACAACGAGACACAAAGGTAGTCTATAGTATACCAATCCGCATGAcgacaatttcaatttcaaattGAAGTTACAACAGTAATAATCCTTTTGAAGGTATTCATGTCGAGTTCCATTGACCGGTTCAATGTGTTCCGAGTTTGATGCAATGCTTTGCACAAAAGAGTGACCACTTTCCCCTTGCATGACATTGCCTCTGTACCTTTTTCAGACTGCATGACATCTAAACAAAATTCCTATGCAGGCCTAGCCCTCATACATGTATGATTTGTGTAAACACATCTCTACTCACAGGTAAAGGTAAATAGGGTGGCAAGTACACAATGACACCCCTTTAAAAGGTTAAAAGGGTTTTACAttttggttaaaaataaaaaataaactaaaatatcTGATTTGTGCTGAAGTCATTAGCTCACAAGAAAAGGACTTTCTATAACTCGGCAATAATTCCATTTGAAAATTGCAAACACTTTTTTATAATAGCTTTAACGTGTACAAAAGTTATTGGTTAATAAGGGAAATAAACACGCAGTTCTTTATCATCTGTCATCAAGTAGGAAACACGGTTCATATATAATGTTATTACTTTGTTTAGCAGCCGCTTACTGTATTAATGGTGGGTAAGTGGGTAACATCCAGCGATGGGTGACAACATGTCATAACTGTCAGTTTGTGTAGGTTTCTTTTTTGTGGGTGGTGCTCCCTTGGAGTTAAACAATTACAGTTAAATCTTTAGATCTCTTTCTTTTTACAGTAAAGTTTATTATAATttctctttttgttattttgattactttcttttttatttttttttgcatgtttttgCGCTATATCAATCCTCGTCCGCATCATCAGCATGCATCTCCTCTTGCTGCTGCATCTCACATGCCCTTTTCTCCCGCTGTTTCTCCTGGATCTTCTTCATCTCCTCCGCGTATTTACAGAACGTATTCCCAAATTTGGACCACACTTTGTAGGGCACGGTGATAGAGTTGCGGTATGTTGGCTTCACCTCGCTTACCCTCATGAACACTCCGTACTTATTGGAGCCCACGTCGAAGAAAAAGCGTTTGTTGTCCACTGTCAAGGAGGTCCCTTCGGGCAACTCCGCAGGTTCGTCATCTACTCCGTAGTCGTCAATGAGTTTAGCCAAAGCGTCACGAAACTCAATAAGTCCCTGGGCAGGAAGAGCAATCGTTTGGCCTTGCGTGGATCCCAAACCGGGCCCCCGGTTCACGGTCTGTCGAATCCTCAGAAACCGGCCTCTCTGGTTCTCTTTCAGATCCATGTAGTACTTCCGATTCTCCCGAACCAAGAATTCGCTTTTAAGTGCTCGCCTCGGCTCATCCTGTGCGATGTCCGGATTGCTCGGACCTAATTGGGCATAATGTTCGATGAAGTCCCCTAAGTAGTCACGGAACTCTACTGCCACTGACATGGAGAGAGTGAGGCGGCTCTTATTTCCCCCGGCCCCGACTTCGGCTATCTTCAAGAAGCGGCCTTTTGCGTTCTGCTTCACGTCCAGGTAGAAACGTTTGTTTTGAATGTCAACCCGTTTCGACGCCAGCTCTTGCGTCTCGTGCTGCAGCCCGGAAGCCGAGCCCGCCCCTCCTGTCACTGGGTGCATGGAACCGACGCCCGGGCCCGTGGCTGCTCCTCCCTGCTCACTTCCACTGTCTCTGTCCGCCAtgatgctgcctgcctgccttctccctctgtctactGCAACCCCACAGTCAGCCAGCCACGCCACCACTCTCGCGAGATCTACACAGAGGGAAATACAAGAAGAATATCTATCGAGACGGCCTCAAAGTGGAAATTCTATATTATCCTTTAGGCCTAAATACAATCGTGACGCATTAATACAGGAATAGCCTATTTTCATCACCGTTTAAATGCTCAGGCTATTCTTTGTGATGCAAGCTTCCTACTTCAAAACTGAAATAGAAGTTATTATGTTGACTATCAAATTGGATGAAGTGCAATCCAGAAGTGCAGTAAAACTTCGTATTTTACTTGAATCGTCTGCGTAAAACATTAACGCGTAAAACCGTATGCGTAAAAAATGGCTTACCTTTGCTAATGGAAAACACGTAGCCCTATTATTCCTCAATAACGGGTTATTACTAGGTTACGGCACTGTTATGTttgtgaatgtgttgtgtgtatgccTAGCTATGTTTTTATGATGCAATGGGAAATGGGAAAAGATGGGGTCAAAGCAGTGGGAAAAAGGGGTGAAATAAAAACTAAGAACTCTGTTTCCCACAAGCCATACATAGAATGCTAACAGTTTATGGTGGCTTCAATCCAGTCCAGAGGCTCACGTTCAAGGCAACATTTTACATTGGGCTACAAGCGATAGGGTTGCCCGTGCGGCGTGCAAATACCCTGCACCGTCTATTATACTTAGCTATTGGGTTTCACACCAATTATATTTCACGCCTTGTTAGTCTATCCAATGTTGGCCTACTAATTGACCTTCACTGTTACCATCTGAAAGCCTTGATTCGGAAACCTGTGCCGCTTCTCTATTACAAGTATTGTGAGAGAAACCCCTATTTGGAAACAAAATACAAGAACGTTGTCTGCACAGGCACAGGTCGCTAATGGCCTAAAAAAAAGACCACAAATCCTACGGCTGCTAGGTTTAATAAAACGGTCTGTTGATTTAAGTGTCTCGGTTTGGCTTATTTATTTTCGTTTGTATGTACAGTTGTCCTAAACAACCTTTCCTGTTTCGACCTTGGGATGATATGATTCAATTTAAGCCTAGACAGACACGCAGTCATGGTGCGTCTTTCTTTCATACTCCTGTCTATGTAGTCTACTTAGAGAACCGTTACCATTCGTTTTGTTAGGCCTACCAAATAGAGAGTAGGTCTACCAAATAGAGTATTTGTTAGGCCTACTAGAATATGGGCTACATGTCATGATTGTGCACTTTTGTGATACATAATCGATTCTCAGGTCTATAGGCCTAGGTCTACATTGATCTGATgattattttgtaaattaaaGCCAATTCTCTTGGTTGAATACGAAAATAGTAGGCCTAGTGATCTCACGAGCTCCAAACTGCACAAATCACTTCGttcattttg
Coding sequences within it:
- the LOC111950624 gene encoding transcriptional activator protein Pur-alpha-like, encoding MADRDSGSEQGGAATGPGVGSMHPVTGGAGSASGLQHETQELASKRVDIQNKRFYLDVKQNAKGRFLKIAEVGAGGNKSRLTLSMSVAVEFRDYLGDFIEHYAQLGPSNPDIAQDEPRRALKSEFLVRENRKYYMDLKENQRGRFLRIRQTVNRGPGLGSTQGQTIALPAQGLIEFRDALAKLIDDYGVDDEPAELPEGTSLTVDNKRFFFDVGSNKYGVFMRVSEVKPTYRNSITVPYKVWSKFGNTFCKYAEEMKKIQEKQREKRACEMQQQEEMHADDADED